CCATGACGGAAAGGAGCTTTACACTATGTCTAATGTAAAACGAAAAGACAGTAAAAATCGCAATTTGCGTAATGGAGAGAGCCAGCGAAAAGACGGAAGATACGTTTATAAATATACCGATATATACGGAAAGCCACAATTTATCTATTCTTGGAAACTTGTACCGACAGACAAGACACCTGCTGGAAAGCGTGATGATATTTCATTGAGGGAAAAAGAAGCACAGATAAAAAAAGACCTTAACGACAGTATCGACACAGTCGGCGGTAAAATGACAGTCTGCCAGCTTTACGAGAAAAAGAACAGCCAAAGAAAGAACATCAAGAGGGCTACCGAAAAGGGACGACAGTATCTTATGAACGCTCTGAAAAATGACCCATTGGGTATGAGGGCGATTGATACTGTTAAGCAGTCGGACGCTAAAGAATGGGCTATCAGAATGAGTGAAAAAGGATATGCCTATAAAACAATTGATAACTATAAGCGTTCCTTGAAAGCGTCATTTTACATGGCGATACAAGACGACTGTATCAGAAAGAACCCATTTGAATTTAAGCTAAGTGATGTTCTGGAAGATGATACGGAGCAGAAAGTTATCCTTACACCAGAGCAGGAAGAACGCCTGCTTGCCTTTATGGAAAAGGATAAGATTTACAGCAAGTATTATGATGAGGTTGTGCTTCTGTTGGAAACGGGACTTCGTATTTCTGAATTTTGCGGACTGACGACGCATATTGATATGCAGAACAAAATACTCAATATAGACCACCAGTTATTGAAAGACAGCGAAATCGGCTACTATATTGAAACGCCAAAAACCAAAAACGGAAAACGGGAACTTCCATTGACAGAACGGGCTTATCAAGCAATCCAAAGAATACTAAAGAACAGAGGAAAGGCACAACCGCTGATTGTAGGTGGTTACAGCAATTTCCTATTCTTAAACCGTGAGGGCTTGCCTAAGGTTGCAGGAAACTATGAGGGTATGGTGCGAGGGCTGATTAAGAAGTATAACAAATATCACACGGACAAGTTACCGAACATCACACCACATTCATTCCGACATACTTATTGTACAAATATGGCAAACAGAGGAATGAACCCAAACACCCTGCAATATCTCATGGGACACGCCAACATAACCATGACACTTGGCTATTACGCACACGGTACATTTCAATCTGCAAAAGCAGAACTGGAAAGACTGGCTTGTTAATATCGGAGCGTATATTTACTACTCATTTACTACTTTTGGTTGCATTTTCATGCTGGTAAATGCCAGCTTATGCAAGGTATCTTCCGAAAAGAAAATACCGATAAAGCCCTAAAATACGGGATATATCGGCATTTACCAACTTATGAAAAGATAATCAGAAATTTAGTAAGTTTTTGTTTTAAAAAAGAGATTATTTTAAAGGCAAACCTGTTGAAAGGCAGGAGCGCAAAGCCAGAAGGGACTAAAGTCAGAAAGCTTGACCATGTCAGCCGGTTGCCACTGTTTCCATATCATCATAATATATGGAAAAGATGTTTGAACAGAAGAGATTCCGATACCTTTTATACTATATAGATGTGTGATTTTAGAGAAATATAGTAGGGACACTGACAGATTTTGGCAAGTGTCCTTTTTGCATGCAAAAATGGGTAACAAAACTGGCAGGGACAGGTTCTCTGTATACAAATAAAAGCAGGATGAAGAAGGCATAAGACGAAGAGAGGACTTTTATAAGATGAAAAATTATGAAGACAAAATATATTCATTAGGTGAGACTGTAACGGGGCAGACACAGACCATGTCACAGGCCGTACAGAAAACACTGGAAAATAATGGCGGGGTAGGTATAATGACAGGATCTTATGACCAAAACCTGTCTATTTTGTCTGTGAATAATCTGCTGTTGCATAGTACAGGATATACATTCGATACTTTCATGGAACAGACAAAAGGCTCATTGAGAAACTTCTTTTATGACGAGGAAGATAGACTGGAGCGAAACCGTTTTTTGCAGCTTCACGGAACAGGGGAAGCACAGATCCTTGTAGCAGACGGTACAGTGAAAAATGTACGGCTTTGTAAAGAGGATGCGACAGATGAGGCGGGCAGACAGATCTGGGTTATGTCCGTACAGGTCAACTGGGATCATGTAAATTTGACACTGCTCAATGAGGCTATCTATTCCGGCTTCTGGTATTTTGACTGTGACGAAAACAGTGAGATTGTGAATGCAAACTGGAGTCATGAATTCCGAAAAATGCTTGGCTATCATGACACTCTGGACTT
The sequence above is drawn from the Coprococcus comes ATCC 27758 genome and encodes:
- a CDS encoding site-specific integrase, whose protein sequence is MSNVKRKDSKNRNLRNGESQRKDGRYVYKYTDIYGKPQFIYSWKLVPTDKTPAGKRDDISLREKEAQIKKDLNDSIDTVGGKMTVCQLYEKKNSQRKNIKRATEKGRQYLMNALKNDPLGMRAIDTVKQSDAKEWAIRMSEKGYAYKTIDNYKRSLKASFYMAIQDDCIRKNPFEFKLSDVLEDDTEQKVILTPEQEERLLAFMEKDKIYSKYYDEVVLLLETGLRISEFCGLTTHIDMQNKILNIDHQLLKDSEIGYYIETPKTKNGKRELPLTERAYQAIQRILKNRGKAQPLIVGGYSNFLFLNREGLPKVAGNYEGMVRGLIKKYNKYHTDKLPNITPHSFRHTYCTNMANRGMNPNTLQYLMGHANITMTLGYYAHGTFQSAKAELERLAC